Proteins from a genomic interval of Nocardia sp. BMG51109:
- a CDS encoding cation:proton antiporter regulatory subunit: MNVDVTALPGIGVRKDFEVRSGRRVGVVAHRDGGLDLILSKQEDQDACAAQVPLTTDEAAALANLLGAPQLVEKLNADHRDMPGIVTRQLPVGEQSPYEGRMLGETRMRTRTKASIVAAMRAGQVHPSPGPDFVLSAGDLLVVVGTPDGLDASLAILTDG, from the coding sequence GTGAACGTCGATGTGACAGCGCTGCCCGGGATCGGGGTACGCAAGGACTTCGAGGTCCGGTCGGGTCGCCGGGTCGGTGTCGTCGCCCATCGCGACGGCGGGCTCGACCTGATCCTGTCCAAACAGGAGGATCAGGACGCCTGCGCCGCGCAGGTCCCGCTGACCACCGACGAGGCCGCGGCCCTGGCCAACCTGCTCGGTGCGCCGCAACTGGTCGAGAAGCTGAACGCCGACCACCGTGACATGCCGGGCATCGTCACCCGGCAGCTGCCGGTCGGTGAACAGTCGCCGTACGAGGGCCGCATGCTCGGGGAGACGCGGATGCGCACCCGGACCAAGGCCTCCATCGTCGCGGCGATGCGGGCAGGACAGGTGCACCCGTCGCCGGGCCCGGATTTCGTACTGTCCGCCGGCGATCTCCTGGTCGTCGTCGGAACACCCGACGGGCTGGACGCGTCCCTGGCGATTCTGACCGACGGGTGA
- a CDS encoding SWIM zinc finger family protein, with translation MADNEFGYTAWGMDWVRLAEPVSISRPEPLLPRARSVARNGGVQLELEGRTVRAAIHRGSEASVTYLEVEPLSAETIGAVSARIPSGTVELPDSAHRALRDAGISVAPRLHNSDCSCSARKSRCLHLLATCYALARAVDENPWLALELQGYRDTDNAPADTDAPPPRWTPIDTLDPAMFFGPVPDGSGRSANVHEGQ, from the coding sequence TTGGCCGACAACGAATTCGGATACACCGCCTGGGGTATGGACTGGGTGCGCCTGGCCGAGCCGGTATCGATCTCGCGGCCCGAACCGCTACTTCCCCGGGCGCGCAGCGTCGCCCGCAACGGCGGAGTTCAGCTGGAGCTCGAAGGGCGGACGGTGCGCGCCGCCATCCATCGCGGATCCGAGGCATCGGTAACCTATCTCGAGGTGGAACCCCTGTCCGCCGAGACGATCGGGGCGGTTTCGGCCCGGATCCCCTCCGGCACGGTCGAACTCCCCGACAGCGCGCACCGGGCACTGCGCGACGCGGGGATCTCCGTGGCCCCGCGGCTGCATAACAGCGATTGCTCCTGCTCGGCCCGTAAGTCCCGCTGCCTGCACCTGCTCGCCACCTGCTATGCCCTCGCCCGTGCCGTGGACGAGAACCCCTGGCTGGCCCTGGAGTTACAGGGATACCGGGACACCGACAACGCCCCCGCCGACACCGACGCGCCGCCACCCCGCTGGACACCGATCGACACCCTCGATCCCGCGATGTTCTTCGGTCCGGTCCCGGACGGGAGTGGAAGATCCGCGAATGTGCATGAGGGACAGTAA
- a CDS encoding YhjD/YihY/BrkB family envelope integrity protein: MNAHDGPAARRAAAGPVAAVRRRIGHALHRTWQVIARVAVKAWNDSIFAKSAAAAFWQTLSLAPLLLGLLGSLGYVGGWFGPDTVEIVESKIISFSRNLFSSTVVDDLIAPTVADVLGRGRGAVVSFGFVLSLWAGSSAMATFVDSIVSAHDQQDARHPVWQRIFALLLYVLFLVVAVFVLPLVALGPTLIGRVLPDSWREPGLQLLDGFYYPATALLLIVGLTTLYKLALHRTLPWHRLFGGALVAGLFFMAASEILRRYLAWITRAGISYGALATPIAFLLFTFFLGFAVILGAEFNATVQEFWPARTTRFEQLRRWLGKQMRNNGPAPGDDTPPTASPKKPARTDRTQTLRIIP, encoded by the coding sequence ATGAATGCGCACGACGGACCTGCCGCCCGCCGCGCCGCAGCCGGTCCGGTTGCGGCGGTTCGTCGTCGCATCGGGCACGCGCTGCACCGGACCTGGCAGGTCATCGCGCGTGTCGCGGTGAAGGCGTGGAACGATTCGATCTTCGCCAAGTCCGCCGCGGCCGCGTTCTGGCAGACGCTGTCGCTGGCGCCGCTGCTGCTGGGGCTGCTCGGCAGCCTCGGCTATGTCGGCGGGTGGTTCGGGCCCGACACGGTGGAGATCGTCGAGAGCAAGATCATCAGTTTCAGCCGGAACCTGTTCAGCTCGACCGTGGTGGACGACCTGATCGCCCCGACCGTCGCCGATGTGCTCGGGCGCGGGCGCGGCGCCGTGGTGTCGTTCGGGTTCGTGCTGTCGCTGTGGGCCGGTTCGTCGGCGATGGCGACCTTCGTCGATTCCATCGTGAGCGCCCACGACCAGCAGGACGCCCGCCACCCGGTCTGGCAGCGCATCTTCGCGCTGCTGCTGTACGTGCTGTTCCTGGTGGTCGCGGTGTTCGTGCTGCCGCTCGTGGCGCTGGGCCCGACCCTCATCGGCCGGGTGCTGCCCGATAGCTGGCGTGAGCCCGGGTTACAGCTGCTCGACGGCTTCTACTACCCGGCCACGGCGCTGTTGCTGATCGTCGGGCTGACCACGCTGTACAAACTCGCCCTGCACCGGACGCTGCCGTGGCACCGCCTGTTCGGCGGCGCGCTGGTGGCGGGCCTGTTCTTCATGGCCGCCAGCGAAATCCTGCGGCGCTACCTGGCCTGGATCACCCGCGCCGGGATCAGCTACGGCGCGCTGGCCACCCCGATCGCCTTCCTGCTGTTCACCTTCTTCCTCGGCTTCGCGGTGATTCTCGGGGCGGAGTTCAACGCCACCGTGCAGGAGTTCTGGCCGGCCCGCACCACCCGGTTCGAACAGCTGCGGCGCTGGCTCGGCAAACAGATGCGCAACAACGGTCCGGCGCCGGGAGACGACACTCCGCCGACGGCATCACCGAAGAAACCGGCGCGCACGGACCGGACGCAGACCCTGCGCATCATTCCGTAG
- a CDS encoding DEAD/DEAH box helicase family protein, with the protein MTSGGAGSLRAWQRRALTKYLTSQPRDFLTVATPGAGKTTFALRLASELLADRTVDQITVVAPTEHLKHQWAAAASYAGIALDSNFSNSTGGTSGDYHGVAVTYAQVASHPFKHRVRTENRRTLVILDEIHHAGDAKSWGDAVAEAFDDATRRLALTGTPFRSDDSPIPFVTYEPDESGFPRSSADYSYGYSEALADGVVRPVVFLAYSGDAHWRDSAGEEYSARLGEPLSAEQTARAWRTALDPAGDWMSKVLTAADTRLRQLRATGMPDAGGLVIATDQDRAREYAELLQHISGTKPTVVLSDDPSSSGRIGEFAANTEPWMVAVRMVSEGVDVPRLAVGVYATSASTPLYFAQAIGRFVRARRQGETASVFLPSVPVLLDLAAQLEIQRDHVIGKPHRQKDGLDDELLIEANKQEDEPGEEERKFVALAADAELDQVIYDGDSFGTATFVGSDEEADYLGIPGLLDAEQMRALLRERQTRQISERSEAAAAPAPEPGPSAAAAAERVATADRLSELRRELNSLVAMHHHRTGKPHGVIHGELRRECGGPPTALATTEQLSQRISALRRM; encoded by the coding sequence GTGACTTCGGGTGGTGCTGGTTCGTTACGTGCATGGCAGCGCAGGGCTCTCACCAAATACCTGACGTCGCAGCCACGCGATTTCCTCACGGTGGCGACGCCGGGCGCCGGTAAGACGACGTTCGCGCTGCGGCTCGCCTCGGAGCTGCTGGCCGACCGCACGGTCGATCAGATCACGGTCGTCGCGCCGACGGAGCACCTCAAGCACCAGTGGGCTGCCGCGGCGTCCTACGCCGGGATCGCGCTGGACTCCAACTTCTCCAATTCCACGGGCGGCACGTCCGGCGACTACCACGGCGTGGCCGTCACCTACGCCCAGGTCGCCTCGCATCCGTTCAAGCATCGGGTGCGCACCGAGAACCGCCGCACGCTGGTGATCCTGGACGAGATCCACCACGCCGGCGATGCGAAGAGCTGGGGCGACGCGGTCGCCGAGGCATTCGACGACGCGACCCGCCGGCTGGCGCTGACCGGTACTCCGTTCCGCAGCGACGATTCGCCGATCCCGTTCGTCACCTACGAGCCCGACGAATCCGGTTTCCCGCGCTCCAGCGCCGACTACTCCTACGGCTACTCGGAGGCGCTGGCCGACGGCGTGGTGCGTCCGGTGGTGTTCCTCGCCTACTCCGGCGACGCGCACTGGCGCGACAGCGCGGGCGAGGAGTATTCGGCCCGCCTGGGCGAGCCGCTGAGCGCGGAACAGACGGCCCGGGCCTGGCGCACCGCGCTGGACCCGGCCGGTGACTGGATGTCGAAGGTGCTCACCGCCGCCGACACCCGCCTGCGCCAGCTGCGGGCCACCGGCATGCCCGATGCGGGCGGCCTCGTGATCGCCACCGATCAGGACCGCGCCCGCGAGTACGCCGAGCTGCTGCAGCACATCTCCGGAACGAAGCCGACGGTGGTGCTGTCCGACGATCCCAGCTCGTCGGGCCGGATCGGCGAGTTCGCGGCGAATACCGAGCCGTGGATGGTCGCGGTGCGCATGGTGTCCGAGGGCGTGGACGTGCCGCGCCTGGCCGTCGGCGTATACGCCACCAGCGCCTCGACGCCGCTGTATTTCGCCCAGGCGATCGGCCGCTTCGTCCGCGCCCGCAGGCAGGGGGAGACGGCGAGCGTCTTCCTGCCGTCGGTGCCGGTGCTGCTGGATCTGGCCGCGCAGCTGGAGATCCAGCGCGATCACGTCATCGGCAAACCGCATCGGCAGAAGGACGGCCTCGACGACGAACTGCTGATCGAGGCCAACAAGCAGGAGGACGAGCCGGGCGAGGAGGAGCGCAAGTTCGTCGCGCTGGCCGCCGACGCCGAGCTGGATCAGGTGATCTACGACGGCGATTCGTTCGGCACCGCGACGTTCGTCGGCAGCGACGAGGAGGCGGATTACCTCGGCATCCCGGGCCTGCTGGATGCCGAGCAGATGCGCGCGCTGCTGCGCGAGCGCCAGACCCGCCAGATCAGCGAGCGCAGCGAGGCCGCCGCGGCCCCGGCGCCGGAACCCGGCCCGAGCGCCGCGGCCGCGGCCGAGCGGGTCGCCACCGCCGACCGCCTGAGCGAACTGCGCCGCGAACTCAACAGCCTGGTCGCCATGCACCACCACCGCACCGGCAAGCCGCACGGCGTCATCCACGGCGAGCTGCGCCGCGAATGCGGTGGGCCGCCGACGGCCCTGGCGACCACGGAGCAACTGTCCCAGCGCATCTCGGCGCTGCGCCGGATGTAG
- a CDS encoding PadR family transcriptional regulator translates to MTAVRLLVLGAVRRRGRAHGYQVRADLESWGAHEWARATSGSVYNALKSLTRDELLRVHGTAPSEAGGPPRMEYEVTAGGERAYLELLRSALARRDPRMDVLAAAVGFIDDLSRTDAIALLEERAGELDEWRASITTHLPPDTDLDTWGPVGEVIGLWLDTADSRAAWTRRLIGRLEDGAFRMADD, encoded by the coding sequence GTGACGGCGGTTCGATTGCTCGTTCTCGGCGCGGTCCGGCGTCGCGGCCGCGCGCACGGCTACCAGGTGCGCGCGGACCTGGAGTCCTGGGGTGCACACGAATGGGCCAGGGCCACTTCGGGTTCGGTGTACAACGCACTGAAATCCCTGACCAGGGACGAGCTGCTGCGCGTGCACGGCACCGCACCGAGCGAGGCGGGTGGGCCACCGCGCATGGAGTACGAGGTGACGGCCGGCGGCGAGCGGGCGTATCTCGAGCTGCTGCGCTCGGCGCTGGCCCGCCGCGACCCCCGAATGGACGTGCTCGCCGCGGCCGTGGGGTTCATCGACGATCTGTCCCGTACCGATGCCATTGCGCTGCTCGAAGAGCGAGCCGGTGAGCTGGACGAATGGCGGGCGAGCATCACCACCCACCTTCCGCCGGACACCGATCTCGACACCTGGGGCCCGGTCGGCGAGGTCATCGGCCTGTGGCTGGACACCGCCGACAGCCGGGCGGCGTGGACCCGGCGACTGATCGGACGGCTCGAGGACGGCGCCTTCCGGATGGCCGACGACTGA
- a CDS encoding class I SAM-dependent methyltransferase — MGMNLPHRLLCRSAAWERTSATKIVPWAVSDVDLGDSALEIGPGYGANVEALRHRVPQLTGLEIDPALATRLRERKSGRMRVLDGDGTAMPLPDEEFSSVVCFTMLHHVPSPAQQDALFAEAFRVLRPDGTFAGSDGIDRLGFRLLHIGDTCVPVPPDTLTDRLTRAGFTGIEIDTTATSFRFRARRAG, encoded by the coding sequence ATGGGAATGAATCTGCCGCACCGCCTGCTCTGCCGCTCCGCCGCGTGGGAACGCACCAGCGCGACCAAGATCGTGCCGTGGGCGGTCTCGGACGTCGACCTGGGCGACTCGGCCCTCGAGATCGGGCCGGGCTACGGCGCGAACGTCGAGGCACTGCGCCATCGCGTACCGCAGCTCACCGGGCTCGAAATCGACCCGGCACTCGCGACCCGCCTACGCGAACGCAAGAGCGGTCGGATGCGGGTACTCGACGGCGACGGCACCGCAATGCCGTTGCCGGACGAAGAATTCAGCTCGGTCGTCTGCTTCACCATGCTCCACCACGTGCCCTCGCCCGCACAGCAGGACGCCCTGTTCGCCGAGGCGTTCCGGGTACTCCGCCCCGACGGCACCTTCGCCGGCAGCGACGGCATCGACCGCCTCGGCTTCCGCCTGCTCCATATCGGCGACACCTGCGTCCCGGTCCCTCCGGACACGCTCACCGACCGCCTGACCCGCGCCGGTTTCACCGGTATCGAAATAGACACCACCGCAACAAGTTTCCGCTTCCGAGCCCGCCGCGCCGGCTGA
- a CDS encoding TetR/AcrR family transcriptional regulator, with protein sequence MAEQSAVDQAEQLLNLLWRRELPPRSSTRGPRQGVSVDEVVRAAVAIADRDGYEKVSIRAVAAELGLGPMTLYTYVPSKWALIILMVDEVAAEDAPIDASRPLPERLAAITGQVRAELLRHPWLLEVPPWRLVLGPGRMRRYERQLAALDGAGMTDLEMDRVIAVLSEFATGNARMAVAARRSAQEMSDAQWWEVHGPLLTRVMPAEEFPLSSRVGATVGEKYQAPADPDGAFGYGLDRLLAGIEAGLPR encoded by the coding sequence GTGGCCGAACAATCGGCCGTCGACCAGGCCGAACAGCTGCTGAACCTGCTGTGGCGCCGAGAGTTGCCACCGCGCTCGTCCACTCGCGGCCCGCGGCAGGGGGTCAGTGTCGACGAGGTGGTGCGCGCCGCCGTGGCGATCGCCGACCGGGACGGCTACGAGAAGGTGTCCATCCGCGCCGTCGCCGCCGAACTCGGCCTCGGCCCGATGACCCTGTACACCTACGTGCCCAGCAAGTGGGCGCTGATCATCCTGATGGTCGACGAGGTCGCCGCCGAGGACGCGCCGATCGACGCGTCCAGGCCCCTGCCCGAGCGGCTGGCGGCGATCACCGGCCAGGTGCGTGCCGAACTGCTGCGGCATCCCTGGCTGCTGGAGGTGCCGCCGTGGCGGCTGGTGCTGGGGCCGGGCCGGATGCGCCGCTACGAGCGGCAGCTGGCCGCCCTGGACGGTGCGGGCATGACCGATCTGGAGATGGATCGGGTGATCGCGGTGCTGTCGGAATTCGCGACCGGCAACGCCCGGATGGCCGTCGCCGCGCGGCGCAGCGCGCAGGAGATGAGCGACGCGCAGTGGTGGGAAGTGCACGGCCCCTTGCTGACCCGGGTGATGCCCGCCGAGGAGTTCCCGCTGTCGTCGCGGGTCGGCGCCACGGTGGGGGAGAAGTACCAGGCGCCCGCCGACCCGGACGGCGCCTTCGGGTATGGACTGGACCGCTTGCTCGCGGGCATCGAGGCGGGACTGCCCCGGTGA
- a CDS encoding DUF952 domain-containing protein — protein MAVDNALNSDNTREGKADSLVHMCTREEWEADRSAAQRSPQSLRSEGFIHLSTPEQVRLPANRLFPGRQDVLLLWLDPERLGAPVRWEPGVPGDPAAMRFPHLYGPLPVAAVTAVTEYRPGPDGTFGAPSPPPTA, from the coding sequence ATGGCCGTCGACAACGCTCTGAACAGCGACAACACCCGAGAAGGCAAGGCGGACAGCCTGGTTCACATGTGCACCCGGGAGGAGTGGGAGGCCGACCGGTCGGCCGCGCAGCGCAGCCCGCAATCGCTGCGCAGCGAGGGTTTCATCCACCTGTCCACGCCCGAACAGGTGCGGTTGCCCGCGAACCGTCTGTTCCCCGGGCGGCAGGACGTGCTGCTGCTGTGGCTGGATCCGGAGCGGCTCGGCGCGCCCGTGCGGTGGGAGCCCGGTGTTCCGGGCGATCCGGCGGCAATGCGTTTCCCGCACCTGTACGGTCCGCTGCCGGTCGCGGCGGTCACGGCCGTCACCGAATACCGGCCGGGTCCGGACGGCACCTTCGGCGCGCCGTCGCCGCCACCGACCGCCTGA
- a CDS encoding DEAD/DEAH box helicase, with protein MFALWTWTGSGPGHPPTAEIEPVPLAVPATGDAEIAVVAVECTLAEPERFAGLPVADPGPSVIAWRRILDADLAADRIATGTDGTETDTEQTATTAGPTADAEGSALGVGRITARADHTALDADHTAPGAVHSAIGADRTASNAGVTTWIHRTATDTKRTAAEAGSTTDAEREAAKTDRAAAELPPAGHAVPNAAGTAIVSAERAVRACTGTQAVAGELRATLKAELRPYQARGIAWLRETVAAHGGAVLADEMGLGKTVQAIGYLLGRAGAGPQLVVCPTSLVGNWVHEIERFAPGLRPVMWRGGDLDAAEPGTIVVTGYPTLRGHGRILAEQQWATVVFDEAQVLKNPRTQVSRAARALAADARIALTGTPVENHLDELWALLNLVTPGAFTHKAQFRRRFVRPIHEGSTAAAVRLRDTIEPIVLARKKIQVAAALPPKIHCDLVCDLTGEQQRLYDEVLDRAEADGFGSGAQRHTRVLAALTALKQVCNHPGLVSGDLDELTGRSGKFDVCADILANNLDTGSPTLVFTQYRRTGELLVRYCAEQLGVAAPFFHGGLNATERGEIVRRFQSEDGPPVLVLSLRAAGTGLTLTRAADVVHYDRWWNPAVESQASDRAHRIGQTRPVTITTLTTGTTVEEHIAGMHGRKSALADLTDTGAAGGDSGIAALARLDDDHLLDILRRKRVN; from the coding sequence ATGTTCGCGCTGTGGACGTGGACCGGTTCCGGTCCGGGCCATCCGCCCACCGCGGAGATCGAGCCGGTCCCGCTCGCCGTGCCGGCGACCGGCGATGCGGAGATCGCCGTCGTCGCGGTCGAGTGCACACTGGCCGAACCCGAGCGCTTCGCGGGGTTGCCCGTCGCCGATCCGGGGCCGTCGGTCATTGCCTGGCGCAGGATTCTGGATGCCGACCTGGCTGCGGACCGAATCGCGACCGGTACGGACGGCACGGAAACCGACACGGAACAGACTGCGACCACCGCAGGCCCCACGGCGGACGCCGAAGGCTCCGCACTGGGCGTCGGCCGCATCACGGCGCGTGCCGACCACACCGCACTCGACGCCGACCACACTGCGCCGGGCGCTGTGCACAGTGCGATCGGCGCGGACCGCACCGCGAGCAACGCCGGCGTCACGACCTGGATCCACCGCACAGCGACCGACACGAAGCGCACTGCGGCCGAGGCGGGTTCGACGACCGACGCCGAGCGCGAGGCGGCGAAGACGGATCGCGCGGCGGCCGAGTTGCCGCCCGCCGGGCACGCTGTACCGAATGCCGCGGGGACGGCGATCGTCTCGGCCGAGCGAGCGGTGCGGGCCTGCACGGGGACTCAGGCCGTCGCGGGCGAACTACGCGCAACGCTGAAGGCCGAACTGCGGCCCTATCAGGCGCGCGGAATCGCCTGGCTGCGCGAGACGGTCGCCGCGCACGGTGGGGCCGTGCTCGCCGACGAGATGGGTCTGGGCAAGACGGTGCAGGCGATCGGGTATCTGCTCGGTCGCGCCGGCGCGGGGCCGCAGTTGGTGGTCTGTCCGACCTCGCTGGTCGGCAACTGGGTGCACGAGATCGAGCGGTTCGCGCCGGGGCTGCGTCCGGTCATGTGGCGCGGTGGTGATCTCGATGCCGCCGAACCGGGGACGATCGTGGTGACCGGGTATCCGACGCTGCGCGGGCACGGCCGCATCCTGGCCGAACAGCAGTGGGCGACCGTGGTTTTCGATGAGGCGCAGGTGCTGAAGAATCCGCGGACGCAGGTGTCGCGGGCGGCGCGGGCGCTGGCGGCCGATGCCCGGATCGCGCTCACCGGCACTCCGGTGGAGAACCATCTCGACGAGCTGTGGGCGTTGCTCAATCTCGTGACGCCCGGGGCGTTCACGCACAAGGCGCAGTTCCGGCGGCGGTTCGTGCGGCCGATCCACGAGGGCTCCACGGCGGCCGCGGTCCGCCTGCGCGACACTATCGAACCGATCGTGCTGGCACGCAAGAAGATTCAGGTGGCGGCCGCCCTGCCGCCGAAGATCCACTGCGATCTGGTCTGCGATCTCACCGGTGAGCAGCAGCGCCTCTACGACGAGGTGCTCGACCGGGCCGAGGCCGACGGCTTCGGCAGTGGTGCACAGCGGCACACCCGCGTGCTGGCGGCGCTCACCGCCCTCAAGCAGGTGTGCAACCATCCGGGGCTGGTGAGCGGGGACTTGGACGAGTTGACGGGCCGCTCCGGCAAGTTCGACGTCTGTGCCGACATTTTGGCCAACAATCTCGATACCGGTTCGCCCACACTGGTTTTCACGCAGTACCGGCGCACCGGAGAGTTGCTGGTCCGGTACTGTGCCGAGCAGCTCGGGGTCGCGGCGCCGTTCTTCCACGGCGGGCTGAACGCGACCGAGCGCGGCGAGATCGTGCGCCGCTTCCAGTCCGAGGACGGCCCACCGGTGCTGGTGCTGAGCCTGCGCGCGGCCGGTACGGGGCTGACGCTGACCCGCGCCGCCGACGTGGTGCACTACGACCGCTGGTGGAATCCGGCCGTCGAATCCCAGGCGTCCGACCGGGCACACCGGATCGGCCAGACCCGCCCGGTCACCATCACCACGCTCACCACCGGTACCACCGTGGAGGAGCACATCGCCGGCATGCACGGCCGCAAGTCCGCCCTCGCCGACCTCACCGATACCGGTGCGGCGGGCGGCGATTCGGGCATCGCCGCCCTGGCTCGCCTGGACGACGACCATCTGCTGGATATCCTGCGCCGGAAGCGAGTGAACTGA
- a CDS encoding helix-turn-helix transcriptional regulator — MFGVGTLPAGYWFEPHRHPQHQIAWASRGVLAVEADGGQWVLPPTRALWIPGGLVHRTGTSDGAAMRGIFVEPDRCPVRFAAPALLRVGGLLHELFDYLTGGNYEKGSATGELHGVRDTLDPDRRRRAEAVVFDLLEPVEVIPVGAPMPTDPRARVVAEALLHNPTDDRTLAEFAPQAAAGPRTLARLFLTETGITFGQWRTQIRLAASLPLLASGLPLARIADRVGYASPSTYVAAFRRAVGISPGRYFAR; from the coding sequence ATGTTCGGCGTGGGCACGCTCCCCGCCGGGTACTGGTTCGAGCCGCATCGGCACCCGCAGCACCAAATCGCTTGGGCCTCACGAGGAGTCCTGGCCGTGGAGGCCGACGGCGGACAGTGGGTGCTGCCGCCGACCCGGGCCCTCTGGATTCCCGGCGGGCTGGTGCATCGCACCGGCACCTCCGACGGCGCGGCCATGCGCGGGATCTTCGTCGAACCGGACCGCTGCCCGGTGCGGTTCGCCGCACCCGCGCTGCTGCGGGTCGGCGGCCTGCTGCACGAGCTGTTCGACTACCTCACCGGAGGGAACTACGAAAAAGGCAGCGCCACAGGTGAACTGCACGGTGTCCGCGACACCCTCGACCCGGATCGCCGGCGACGGGCCGAGGCGGTGGTGTTCGATCTCCTCGAACCGGTCGAGGTGATCCCCGTGGGCGCGCCGATGCCCACCGACCCCCGGGCGCGAGTCGTCGCCGAGGCACTGCTGCACAACCCGACCGACGACCGGACGCTCGCGGAATTCGCCCCGCAGGCCGCTGCCGGCCCGCGCACGCTGGCCCGGCTGTTCCTCACAGAAACCGGAATCACCTTCGGGCAGTGGCGAACCCAGATACGCTTGGCGGCCTCGTTACCACTATTGGCATCCGGACTCCCACTGGCCCGCATCGCCGACCGAGTCGGCTACGCCTCCCCCAGCACCTACGTCGCCGCCTTCCGCCGCGCGGTCGGCATCTCACCGGGCCGATACTTCGCTCGCTGA